The region gaatgaatgaatgcaagcTACTTTTGggtatttcataattttattctaTGTAAATTAagtatgttttatatacattttttgcaTAATACTTTCAGACTTTGTAATCTTACTTTGATGTcaaacattattttgaattctattcaagttttcaatcatatttacattctttttaagCATGTTTATTTAAGGTGAATTCAGTCTTCACTATAAGTAATAGTTTGTAGTTTCGTTTCTATTCTTATTTTGCAACTTTCTGTCATCTATATAATATTGAGATATATATTAGTGTATATTTCTATTAACATATTTCAGAATATCTTCCTTTTGGATTTATACATTATTGACAGTATGTATGTACCTAATAGTATTGACAATAGCTTTTCTTAAGCACATAACACATTCTAGTTACCAAACTAAGAAACTGATTGTACCAAGTGATGTAGTCCTTGAAAACTGTCTTGTTTCTTTCACTACAGAGTagatgaagagacagaggaaagcaCCTTGTATGCTTAAGAAAGGATCACCTTTAATCATAGATTAAGGAATCATAGAGACCTCTTACTCCAAAATATCATTCCTAGGTTAGGAAACTGACTGCTAATCCTGTCCATTTATGGTCACATCATTTGTCCTTTTTTGTAGTATAACATTGCACAGGGCTTAATATTAttccaaatatttcaaaaattatatttgatgTTTGAAGAATGGTAAAACtaatgaggaatttttttttaaagaatttccttcttttcattatATATACAGAATGTAAATGTACCACCCAGAGTGTGGATTTCCTTTTGTTTGGGATTTCCTCTACTCTGCATGGTTCTTCAGACacttctttcacttctttctctAAGGAGTATGCCTGACCGAATCAGAATGCTCTTGATAGTGAAAGGAGTCAGGACACATGCTCAACTAGAGGGGACCCAGACACAGAAGACATAACCTGGACTGCCCCAAACTAACTTGGATGGAGATTCTCCTCTAGTAAAGCCTTCAAGGCCCACAAAATTGCagaatcaagggggaaaaaaataacaggcTCAACTACACaaaagggaaacaaacaaaaataatcagaatGAACATATGTTTAAATGTTATACAAATGATTACAAATGGAAACTGCACTTCAGTTCTACAGGTATTTAGAAAACGCTTTTGACCTCTTTACCTCGGTCCAAACATCTCAAGAACTTTACTTCAAACGCCTTACTACCTGACTCATGCATGGTGCAATGCTCTGCATGAACTGCCCTAAACATAACAAAATCCTTTCTGCTTTAAGACTCTTAAATTTGCTATTTATTCTGCAGGAAAAACTTTCCCTCAAATCTTCACATGTCTCTCATTTGTTATCCTATTTTATCCATGTTAAAGAAGCATTTCTCATTATCTAGCACCATCATTTTCCTTTGGTTTATTGTCTTTCTGTCACAATTAGAGCCATAAGTCATAGGAGACATTCCTCTTTTGTTTACAACAATTTCCCTAGAGCTTAGAACACTGCAAAAGTTATTCTCCATGAATAAAAGTTGGTGAATGAATGGCTGAGgaatcaacaaatgaatgaaaaacaaaagactaTCATTCAATGATAACATGAACAATGCTGTGATCCAACTCAATACTTCAAAATCTACTGTCATAGCTACAacttaatggttttttttttttttgatgacacTGATTGGCTTTAAAGTTGTCACAAAAATTCTCATATAAACGAAACCTCTTACTGAACTGTATGTTTATTTGAACTGAATCAATTGACTCAATCGTTTTTTAGTTGTATCCATATTTCAAACAAGTGGAGTCAACTCCAGGAGAAGATCTTATCTATAGCCCATATTCTAAAATAACAAACTCCCTTAAGtcaaggattaatttccaaatgaTCATTTGTCTTCATGCCATGGGACCTAACATTAGAATTGCTCTTCAACAAGAAGAAATTTCCAAAACAGAAGAAACCCCGAATCTGCCCcacataaaacaattgacattagtgtataaataattttaatttaatcataCTTACATAGACATATTTAATGGTTCATCTTATCTACTGCAATTTTCATCAACCGCATGTTTCTCTTCTTATGCCTCCAGGTCCAACCCAAAACCATGAATGGAAATAATAAGACCTTTCCCAGTGACTTCACCCTTACAGGTCTCTTCACTAACAACAAAGCCTCTGGTTTCCTTTTCAGCATCATTTGTGCCATCTTCTTCATGGCCATGATAGCTAATGGGGTCATGATCTTTCTGATCTACATAGACCCTCACCTCCATACCCCCATGTACTTCCTGCTCAGCCATCTCTCCTTCATTGACATTATGTACATCTCCACCATTGTGCCCAAGATGCTGGCCGATTACCTTGAGGGTGAGGGGACCATATCCTTTATTGCCTGTACAGCCCAGTACTTTCTCTATATGGGCTTTGTAGGGGCCGAATTTTTCCTGCTGGGACTCATGGcatatgaccgctatgtggccatctgcaacccTCTCCGCTATCCTGTCCTCATGAGCCATCGGGTCTGTTGGATGATCTTGGCCAGCTCTTGGTTTGGTGGTGCTTTGGATAGCTTCCTCCTCACCCCTATCACCATGAGTCTACCATTCTGTGCTTCACACAAGATCAATCACTTCTTCTGTGAGGCACCCACCATGCTGAGGCTGGCCTGTGGTGACAAAGCTGTCTATGAAATGGTGATGTATATTTGCTGTGTCATGATGCTGCTGATCCCCTTCTCTGTAGTGATTGCTTCCTACACTGGAGTGCTCATCACAGTGCACCAGATGAAGTCAGCAGAAGGGAAGAAGAAGGCTTTTGCCACCTGCTCCTCACACATGATGGTGGTGATCTTATTCTATGGGGCTGCCCTGTACACATATATGCTTCCCCAATCATACCACACTCCAACTAAAGACAAGGTCTTTTCTGTCTTTTACACTATCATCACCCCCTTGTTAAACCCTCTCATTTACAGTTTAAGAAACAGGGATGTGGCTGAGGCCTTTAAGAGGGTTTTGGCAAGATGTCGAGGGACAAGGGAAGAATTCTGACAGTCTAAATCCTCCATGTCTGCTCAGGAGTGTATGGGGTTTTGCCACGGATAATATAGATAATGCTTGCAGCAACTATCAGTGACAGTTATGTCAAAAAGTATGTCAGCCATACTTTTATCAAAAAGGTGAAACTGCTGAAACATCCATGTATGAATAATTCCAGAGTGTTATAAATGTTACCAAACTAACTCATATCTACTTGCCCACTGTGCAacaagccaatctactgacaccaggttgtggtgaagtACAGCATTTACTGAAGGGCCTCAGGTAAGAAGAGTGGACAGCtagtgctcaaaaaaaaaaaaaaaaaggaaaaggaaaagaaaaaaacaactcccTGATGGCTTGTAGGCAagggtttttaaaggcaacattaGGGTTGATGATTACAGGGAACCTGATTAGCTCGTGGACATTCTTCCGATTTGTTGATGGTGAGGGAACAGGGTAATCTTTCAGGAATCTTGATCACCAGCCCTCTGGTTATAACCAGtctagaacacacacacaaggttaGCATGCAATCACCATTCTTTACCTTAGCAGGGCTCTTTGTTTCTACAGAATCACTCAAAGTTTTGGTTAAATACTTGAGAAAGAACTGGTGgttctgtgattttgttttgttgttgaacTAGTGTTTAAactgtctttaattttctttcttgtctgtctttcatttgtttctgaaTTCCCTCACTTCTCTAATTAGTAACTGAGTCTGCTCTTGAAACTCAGGGAAAGCCTGGAAGACTAGAGCTTTTttctacaaatgaaaaaaaagcacaaagaggGGCATTtgtaccaaggaagtccccacagagtcctgcttggtttcaTAAGCAATAGTATTTCTTCCTTGTGGCCACCCATTCTAATTCTTCCCTAATATCAATTCTATGAGTACAATTTATGTATATAAGGGCCCCAAAATGTCTGATTAATATTACAATTTCTATCCACTCTCAGGAACCTCATAAGAATGCCAACTTTGATTACATTATTTAAATGAGTCATAGACAGAGTTTATGAAAAGGTTAGAGGTGCAGACATTTAAAAGAAGCTATAGCATCATAAAACTTcaaaggaaatatatacataaactCACACCAGGatttagaaaagttaaatatCCTTTCTTTGAGTAGCAACTGAAAACATTCTTCCTTTATTTAAATTTGgggttggaaaaaaaatgaatcacaTGTTTTTGCAGAAATAGAGACTAATATTCTTCTGGGCAAGGATtctataatgttatatatattatatggtaaataataattatatcagAAGCCACAGTAATAGGTAAGAGAGAAAAGAGTGCCTTTTGAGTTTGTAAATTCTGTAAtcacttttcagttttttctccaatccatcagAATTATTAAATTTCTGGAATCCTGCTCTAGATATTATAGtggtatgaatatttttattcccAATAGGTGTGGACAGCCTATTTTTCCTCATCTATGGTACTAAGTTTTACATTGTATACCATTACAAATTGGGAAGAAAATAATTAGCTTTCCATTTGAAAGTTGgaacaaaaaatatttccttgGGAAATGACttagatcatttctttttaggatGTTTGGTCCCTAAAGAGAATGTGTTTAGACTAAATTATAGACTCAGTTTTAAAAACCTGGACCAAATCCCAAGCCCCTCAAACCTTCTCTGTAATAGGCTATGCCAGATTCTGTGCTCTCAAAACCCTAACTGGGTTCAGTAATATTCTACTTCTGACAGACACTGATGATTGTAAACATAATCACACCTCCTATTGCACTGGAGAAAGGAACTGAGtggtaaacaaaatttttaaccAAATGGAAAAATTTATGCTGGACCCTGTAGATTGGACTGATTAACTAATCAAGAAAGTGAacttgtttccatttattttagtgGGAGTTCTAGTTGTTACCAAAGACAGTCTTTTTGAAACTCTCTTTCTGGAAGATTCATCTCCTTCAATCTTGTCCAACTGGGCTTGGAAAGTACCACATGCTAGGCATTAGGAGGAAGAATTTCCAACACGGAAGATAGTGAGGTACAAGAAAACAATAAGGCAGAAGAGGTGGGTAATGATCCTGAGAACTGAGGATCAATTTGGGGTCCATTTTTAAAGATcatatgaacttctgtccattcTCTATGTAACTAAGGCCCaatttcctcttttgtgaaaAGTGAGGTAGTATAATGGCTTTTCTTATAAGGTTTGGAAGAGCAAATTTGATAAATGCAATAAACACTgatcattatttttgcttttcttaatgAGGGTGATTGCCTTTCATGCTCCTAATGTttgtgatttagaaaaaaaaaaaatcaccccattTATCTTTAACCTTTTTATCCTTCACACATATAAGCATGCTGCTTTATCAACTATACTAAGAAAGATTgataatggattaaaaaaaaatccaactgtaaggattaaaaataaatttgtgaggAAATTAGGGAAAGAATAATGCATACTTTTAAAATGcagtaattaaaacaacaatgtgaTAGTACCTTATACTTAGAGTGGTTAAAATTGAAATTACTGTAAAATACAGGAAGCtttattcattgctggtgggaatgtaaaaacaAATCACTGTGGAAGAGAATTTGACAGtttcctccaaaataaagtctagttTTACCACATAATCTGGCAATAATGCTTCCCAGGATTTATCCTActgacataaaaaaataaataaataaacaaaacactgCATGGGAATATTTAgagcaattttttttcataatcatCAATAATTAACCAAGATGTCTTTTAGTAGATAAACAGATAAAGTGTGATATATCAATACACttgaatattattcaacaatgaaaagaaatgatccAATAAGCCATGAAATAAAGGAAGAATCTTCAAGGTATattactcactggaaaaaaaaaaaaaaaacagtctgaaAATCTTATGTGGTATATGACTCCAActatataacattctggaaaaatggaaaaatttgttgttgttattgttcagtagctcagtcatgtctgactcttcatgaccccatagactgcatcatgccaggcttccctgtcctataccatctgccagagcttgctcaaatttatgtccattgagttggtgatgccatccaactgtctcatactctgtcattgccttctcctcctgcctttaatctttcttagcatcagagtcttttctaatgaattggctcttcacatcaggtggtcaaagttttggagcttcagcttcagcatcagtccttccaatgaatatttgggactgatctcctatagggttgactgatttgatctccttgcagaccaagggattctcaagagtcttctgcagtaccacagttcaaagcatcaattctttgcactcagccttctttatggtccaactgtcatatctatccatgactagtggaaaaaccatgcctttcactagacggacctttgttggcaaagtaatgtctctgctttttaatatgctgtctaggtgtgtcacagcctttcttccaaggagcaagcatcttttagtttcaagaCTGCAGTAatcatccacagtaattttggagcccaagaaaataaaatatgttactgttttcattgtt is a window of Muntiacus reevesi chromosome 1, mMunRee1.1, whole genome shotgun sequence DNA encoding:
- the LOC136157893 gene encoding olfactory receptor 2T6; translated protein: MNGNNKTFPSDFTLTGLFTNNKASGFLFSIICAIFFMAMIANGVMIFLIYIDPHLHTPMYFLLSHLSFIDIMYISTIVPKMLADYLEGEGTISFIACTAQYFLYMGFVGAEFFLLGLMAYDRYVAICNPLRYPVLMSHRVCWMILASSWFGGALDSFLLTPITMSLPFCASHKINHFFCEAPTMLRLACGDKAVYEMVMYICCVMMLLIPFSVVIASYTGVLITVHQMKSAEGKKKAFATCSSHMMVVILFYGAALYTYMLPQSYHTPTKDKVFSVFYTIITPLLNPLIYSLRNRDVAEAFKRVLARCRGTREEF